In Ptychodera flava strain L36383 chromosome 6, AS_Pfla_20210202, whole genome shotgun sequence, the sequence TCTTGCAAGAGAGAGAACTCAACAAACACTTGATTGACCtcagtaaatttgaataattctaCTTTTTTTGTAATAATTGTAACACTGGAGGCTAAGTCAATATTCAAAAAGTGTCACAGAAATATTCAGGTGGCAGCAAAAAAGGTCACTGCAGAAGCTTGATAGCATCTAACAGCTATATTGCAGCCTTAATATAGTGTCAACAGCAATACTGTAACTTGAAGGTAGCAGTCCGTCCACATGATAAAAGCGCTGCTTCTAGCATGAAGGTGCACCATGCCACACAAGATAGAGTTCACTAACATGTAgcatggttaaattttctttctcataAAAACTGGAAGTCTTTACAATAAATTgtcattattcaaaaaattttaGTTTACAGATATAACAGCATGAATTTTGATTAGATTATAAATATTGAACCAGACTGTTGGGGGTGTCAGAGGTGGGACAGCTGGCCAGAATCAGCTTAAAATATTTCGAGGGATGCTTTCTAATCTGATTTAAATGCTAGGATAAACTAGCATATTCAAAATCAGTAATACATGTTGTACCTTTCTAAATGCCATTCATGCAACTGATCATGGTGTACATGCTGAACCCACTGCACACTGGCCTAGCGGTTTGCTTCGCAATTGTCTCAGTTTCAATAACAATCTCATGGTTTACGTGTAAACACTATTTTCATGTCCCTCTTGGGTCATGTACCTACATGGGTATACAAGGAATTTTGGAATTCACTGTGTCAGTTCCAGGATCACTTAtgatcaaaatgaaaacaacttTATAGGGCAGGTCCACAGTAAAGTCAGCAAAAATTCAGTTCAGCTCCCAACCGACAGGGCTCGTCTACCTTGGCCATTATTCCGTATCAGCACAAATACCAACACAGCCAAATGCTAACTAAGCCTATTACTTCAAAATTGTTTGCAATGAGGGAGTTTAAATCAAACTGGGTAGATTTATTGCCATATGCACACACAAACTGCCTCTGATTGTTACATACCTTTTGTTGCGCAATTTCAGATGTGCAGTGAGTACAAAGCACTCAGGTCACCTGAATGGACACGGTCAGATTTCTGTTAGCTCAAGCTGGCTTCATTACAGAAGTAAATGATCATGAAAAACATCTGAATGATAGAAACTGTTTTTCCATTTTACAGTATTAAATACAAATTGGTttgtggccaaatatggttTTGATGAGGTTGATTTTGAAGCCATGTTGGTTTGCAactgtccactcaaatattgGCTAAGCTGGTTTTGAGCCCACTCGAGCAAAGGTGAATTTGAGCTATGTAAAAGCCGCTATCAAGGGAAATACACTAAAGAGAGGAATGAAATACATCTCTACGACACCGTAAACTTCACTTTGCATCCACATCCATATTACTAATCAGATGGTCTCCATGGactagatgtacatgtacataaagctGCAGAAAAAACTACAGTTTAGTTCTTCTTTGGAAAGATTCATAATGACTGGCCATACATCATCAGTGGttttgttaagggcggtacctaggtaaattttaccggggttccctCAGAATATCAATGCAATGAGATTAGGAAGGGACTACAGAAATGGTACCTGGATTCCCAAACCATTTACCAGCATAaccaaaccttagcaaaaacactgaacatGTACTTGTTTCACGGGAGGCTGTGCATCACccgaaaaaacaatatttttcgaATATGGCCAGTAAATAACTGATTTGTAATACACCTCATACATTTTCTCACTTTAAAATATAGAAATTAGAATTTCTCAGTTCCAGACAAACGCAATctatacatttttgaaaatgtaaacaagcgTATACGGTACTTCAAAAACAGTTGGTTGAAGTTTACGCAAGTGTTTCATAACTTAACCAGTAATTGGCTTTTTGCATGTATCTGCCTAAAACGACACATGCAACATGCACACATAATTTGACCAAATCACGACAGATATCGTGGATGAGGTCTGTATTAAACTGATGTAATTGTCACTCAAAGTAGTTCACAATTTAACGAATGCCTGTCAACCAAAATGAGTTAATACTTCTTTTTTACATTAAACTATCCATGAAATGTGGTCGCCCGCTATTTTCTTGTCGTTGAGTCAGAATTTCACATCCAGTTTCAGTGACAAGCAAGGtgtgttcaaattgtgctgATCGTTTTCCATCCTGGGTGACAGCTGTCCAGTTATCAGGCCATGTCAAGTCTTTCCAGGTTCCTTCCGAAATCATGGGTTCAATGGTGAAAGTGTGGCCCGGCTTCATGACACCGATTGCTTTATTCTTCGCATAGTGAGGTACACTTGGAGCAGTGTGGAAGAGCTTGTGTATACCGTGTCCACAATACGTCTTCACCACAGAATACCCATGAGCCTGTGCGTGCTTTTGGATGATATTACCCATTTCACGGTACCTCACTCCGGGCTTCACTTCATTGATGGCATGCATTAGACATTCGTGAGTCACTCTCACGAGCTGTTTGCTTCTGTCATCCACTTTGCCGACGAAGAAAGTCTCGTTCAGGTCGCCATGGTAGCCATTGTGATAAACAGTTACGTCCACGTTGACGATGTCTCCGTCTTCAAGGGGTCTGGTATCCGGAATACCGTGACAGATAACTTCATTGACAGAGGTGCAGCAAGACTTTGGGAAATTGTAATAATTTAGAGGCGACGGGTAACAGTCTCTTTCCATGCAAGCTTCATGGACGACTCGATCTATTTCATCTGCGGTGACTCCCACGTCGATAATCTTGGCTGCAATATCCAGAACTTCCCGGCCATACCGACATGCAGTTCTAAGTCCTTCTATTTCATCCTTGGACAGCTGCTTTATTTGGGTGTTACCTCGCATTGTCATTTCACTGGCTGGATAGCCCTCCGGGTGATCAGCATAGTCCGGCCGTGCTATACGTTCTGGCACCTCTCTTTTCGGAGTAGTCGGGAAAGGCCTGAGTTTCCCGGTGAAGATGTACCCAGGCCACGGATTGTAAGGTTTCATTGCACTGCCATCGGCTCCGCTTTGCTTCTTGATCTTCTTGTGTATCTTTTTATGTTCGCTCCAATTTCCCTTGAAGCAGTCTTGGGAACAGAAAAACGAACCATTGATACCGAGTTTTATGCATGTTGGGCACTGAAGTTTTGCAGGCTTTTCGCAAGTGACCGTTTCACAAGTCCGAGTGGCTATCTCAACGCCGCCGTCCGCCATGCTTGCAGTCCCCGTCTTGGTAAGTCCGAGGTCACATTACGGGGGTGCTCATACTGTAATCTCGGATGGTAAATCAACTTGTTGAATTGGAATAACCACAcagattatttatattaataatCCGTACAAGATAATAATAACTActacttataataataataatacaaagaACGACCACCAAACTAAGCCATGCATGTGGCCCTGGAGAAAGCTGTTGTTAATTTTATGGGTCTCCATACCCCGAACCGCATCCAAGGAATTTTCATAGGTGGCGCTTTTAAAAAATGCCCGGATGACTGAGGTCAGGGGTCACCAGCCATAGAAACAGACAACAGACTTGACAGGACACCGTCAAGCCGCCGCTCTCTGTGCAGACTGCAAGTGTAAACTCGAGTGatcattttcacaaaatggGTTCgcataaattgatattttccattGGGGCGCTTGACGTCGGAAACGACGTAGAAGTAGTTGATGATCTAAAGATTATGTGCACTGTTTGTGAGAAACTGAATTTTCGGCTTGTTGTCGTGGCTGAAAACAGAGACCGCATCTTATCAGTGATCAACAAGAAACTTCAGTTGAACGGAAGGTATGTAAACTGATCAGTATCTCCATGGTTTCCATCGAGATGAGGAAATATAACAATGCAGAGGCAACCCTTACCGCAAGTAATCCACTTTTATTGAATTATGACTTTGGTAGTTGCAGCGTCTTCTTCTTCCAGTACAAGTTCTGCTGTGTACACAGATCTAATGTATCTTTATAGTTATTATTGGACATTAAAGTGGCTCATTCATACACCCTCAGTCTTACCTTCATGGTAAGGACAAGTGTTTACACTATATCATATTATTGAATTTATACCCCCAGTACATATATATGTCACAATTAAATCCAGTTGTGGTGGATTAGTCGCAGCTGTGACATCCATGGATGAATAAAATTACTCTTTCAACCAGCTACACTATGATACACATATGTGTGTTTAAATTTAAGTGGTGACATCATGAAAGTAGCTCTCATCCACATTAACCCACATTGCCTATCTTAAATTTGAACTATGGTGACATTTTTCTCTTTaccaaaatgacattttaagcTGTGTACATTAAGGTAATAGTTAAAGTTACCTTAATGTACACAgcttaaaatgtcattttggtGAAGAGAAAAATGTCAACATAGAGAAACAAGTGTCCATGATGAACTGAAAACACGTGTGAATCCTGGTGGGGCACAATTTGTTCACTGTTGGCTGTCTTCAGTTGTGATAAATTCACAATATCACCCAGAGCAGTTTGATAAGTGTAATTTACAACAACTGTGATCACACAATGTGTCCATACATGTAATGGTTTTCAACTTTTAAGGTCAAGGTGTTGGcttataaatacatgtagttgtagGATAATAAGTAAAGTCACATATCATGACAAAGTTTATTAACACATCTCATGGGTAGATCTGCCTtgagttttattttgttcttaacTTCTTTTCAACCACTGAGAGACTGTGTTCCAATCTGGCTCGTTAATCTGTAACTAAAGAGACATTATCAATGGTGTTATTTTTGCCCAGGTTTCAGATACTAACCTATGGGAAACAGCTGTATGAGTTCATAAGGGAGTATTCTGGTGGTCCAGAGACCATGGCACTGGTTGGTGTTCAGGATAAGGACCTGGAAGTTGCTGCCCAAGCCAAACTATTCCTCCTGGCTGCAAAGTGGGTTCACTGTGATGTAAAAGTCGCAAAGTACGCCATTCCTGCAAGCAGCCCGAGTAGACTCTGTGAAATTCTCAAGAAAGTCAATGAACAGATGGATTGGTACTACAGGTAAACTTTTTTATCATCTTTAGACACTGAAAGGCCCGtgtcaggcgtcagattgtcatGCCATGAAATTGAATTATACTAGATTACAGTGTCAGTGGAAAACAAAAAGCTATGACACCTGCATAATCCTGTTATGTACTAGAAAAAAACTTGATCCCAGGGATCCAGTTTCCGGCCTTTTTAAGTATCAACTCAAAATCTTTGCAATAGTTCtcaattttgtcacttttcagTCATACAAATAATGTTTCTAGTTTATATGCATACAGTGCTTTTATAATCTTTTGAAAGAGTAGCaagactgattttattctttAGGTTAACTCTGTGTTTTGTTCACAGTTTACCGCTCAAAGATCAAATAGTTCATTCCTAAAGATATTTAATTTCtgttttgcatgaaaagggAAAAACTTCCTCATAAAAGCAACAATCATTTGCTTTTATGATTGttgtgtgaaaattaacatatACAATGTACTTTATTTTACTCAAGAAAATCGGACTGTGGTATGATGAAAATCAGGAAAGTTTCAAGTTCTTATAAGAATGTTAATATCATTGAAGTGAGCTTTTGATTGTGAcatttttgacttctgtactaAAACCAAATGGAAGaatattctcaaaattttccatccatCCGTCCTCCATTACAGATGTGACTTGGCTGGTCCAATCCCAACAACTGTTTTTGCTCTGTGTTCGGccaatcattttggaggtactTGGCATTCTGTGGATGAGATAAGTGCAACTTCTGAACTGAAGAAAGTCCTCCAAGATGGCGATGGTGATCCATCAATGAAGATAGCTCTGAAGTGTCAACTTTTGGCAGGTATATGGCACCTACAActtcacagattttccatttttgaaaatttctgatGGTATTTTATTTCTGAGTCTGAATACTCTTCCTCTCTAGTATGTATAATGATTCACAAAATGATCTGATAATACATTAACAAAAAGTAGGCGCCAGTATATATACAGATGATGTGATTACATCTTAGGTTGAACTTTTGTGCTTCTTTGGTAATACCAAACGTTTATCCACAGTGACAAATAATTTCCTTGCATTGAGGATGATGATCATTGTTATCACTGTACTGCATCTTCATCTTAAAGTTACATAATTTTGAGGTAATTGAATATTCTAATATACTATAGtttggcaaaaatttaaatcaattaaaattattgaaattatctaGCTTTCTGCATCCATGCTGAAATATGTTGATTGACAGGGCAGAAGCCATGAACATATTTTGTATACCTAGTATTATCTGGGAAAATTTCTGATATCTGCTGGACATTATTCCTACCTACAGAGTGGGAGCAGGAATTTGTTGACTGATATGTAAGCGAGTTGTACAAAGCAGTACAGTGTGACAGATAAAAATCAATGAGGATGGCAGATTAGAATCATACGGATTCAGTTCATTTTTTGTGGCAGACACCATTCTGCTTAAAAATATCAGTGGAATACTTTAGTATTTGGCAGTTTTCCTGGCTGACATTTATTTTAGAAGAAcaacaaaattgtataaaaactCACCTATACACCAGGAGGaaaattgttaaagtttgacAAATGATTTTCAATCAGAAAAGTTTCATTGATGATCACTGTGTTGACCAGACATATTTATTTGTACAGCCATGCACCATACTCCAGAATTTAAAGAGGTACAAGACTGGATTGTCGCTCCTTCCTCCAAAAAGAAACTAGACGACGGCCTGGTTGAATTGAAGGAACACCTGAGGAGTCTGACCAATGGCGGAAAGCGAGAACCTGTTCTGGTTCGCAGCGAGGAGGTCACCCAGTCTCCATCTTGCAGCCCAGAAGACAGACAGAGCACAGAGCACATTCAGAGACACTTCAGCACGGTGAATGTAAACCCTCACTGTACAATCAAAGACAGGCTGCAGGGAAGAGTGGTGTGCGTCATAGATGACTACTTGAACTATGGGAACACCCTGGAAACACTGCGAAGTCTCCTCATGGCGTGCGGTGTGAAGAAGATTCTCATGGTTGCCCTTGCTAAGTTCAGAAACGTTAAAGAAATTgaacacaaacatgaaaactaCCGGATGATCGACAATATTTACACACCAGGAGGGTTTGAAATAGAGTACAAACAGCAAAATTACAGAATCGAGGGTGATATCTATTCATGTGGAGGGTATAAGGCCACACATATTTCTAATAACCTCATCTTAGCAAAGTTTAGTGAGTCTTCAAAGAGAGACAGGGATGAGCTAAAAAAGACCGCAAAACTATTCAAGTAAAACACTCTGGTTAAAGGCTTAGAATTCTGATAAACGTTTGATTAATATTCCAACTTACAACATCTCCATAGCATAAAGATTATCGTATATTTTGCCCTGTCTAGCTACCATGAATAATTCAGACTTCAATCTCTGTAAAAAAGTTGTCAAATCATTGGCATGGGTGTTTGACACTAATCACTACCAGTAGACTTGGATTTACATGATTCAATTTCAGAGAACAAACACAAAGCCAGCTGGATCATGTTCAGGTTTTGAAATGACACTTTACGATGTTGGAGCATGCTTTACATTTTAGTTTACATCAATGAAGAGGTCATCACCAAGGTCTGAACTTGCTTTTTTGGCAATGAGGCCTTGTGAATGACACCCATGGCCAAAAAACCTTGACAGGGTTTAGAAGACTATTTTGGCGGTATCAATGACCAATCAGTTCTTCATGCAGTGACGACTATCAAGCTTTACATGTCAACATTATGATTAttgtaaattaatttgaagaTCAATCCTGAGATCTTACATTTTAATAAATCAAAATGAGTTTTCCTATAAATGTCGTGAACTTGCCATGATAACATTTTGACTTCCATTCATGcatttatgaacacaaaattgCTCATATTCAGTAGAATTCTGAATCTTTGTGTCTGATTCAGATATCCCACCAGTTGCAGTCTCACAAGCCTTTTGAAAAACAGTATATTTTAAATGATGAATGCGTTTTTCAGTATATCAGTACTTCATATTTACCTTCTCTTCAAAGTGATCAATCACTTTGAATTTAGACACTGCATATTAATTTAAGATTTTGAAaagttgtttcttttgtttacaAGTATGTATGATGGTAATCTACACAAACGTTTTAAGCCATGCTATGATTCCGCAGACAAATGACATTTATGACAGCAAAATTAGTGTCAttgatacacacatacatgtatgctcaTCCATAGATATCACTTTCAAATGAACTGTTATCTCTTGAATTAGTAAATagattgtatttgtaatttgcaaaattgtaAATAAACCTGTCTTGTAAGGGAGAGACATGTTCCTTGTAAATTATACAGAGCACTTACTAATGCAGTAACAAAATGTAGAAAAATCACATCATGGTGTAATTTCTAAGGAAACTCGGAGGATGATTGAGTTACAAAAAGAATAAGGAAACAtgtaaaggtagtatgcgcctggaaagtgaaagacaaactttttctcaaactttcctcaaggaatattccaaccattctgtttcaaaatcaagaataaaaagtgggggttactgtgcaaattttggtacaagagaaacaaatcacccaagatttactgatatttgaaattcaaaatggccgccatccctatgttagctctatagggaaaaatgaaaatttcgattttgaaaaatttaagaTGATgacaagttttcttacaccaaaagctttaaaatgagccccaataaGTGATAGATaagaaaggaattgtaaaagtttgagagtctggatatctgtccctgaggcacatatGACTTTAAGCAGGGAAACTTATTACTAATAGTGAACTGTTGCCATTTTACACTATACATTTACAGAACAATATGTTACCTTCCTATTCTAACTTGTAGAACAAGTTTGCATTGTGCAATTTGTAGAATGGTTTACAGGGACATCAAGCTTATATATTTCATACACTCAACTTGATCAATTAGTGAACTTTGCAAGAGCAAAGTCTGTTTTGTAGTCATGTAACCAAATACACTTATCTCCTCAGTTGACCTACTAGTATTATAGAAAGACATATTGTTTCACtcatggaaaataaaatgatactgCTCTAAAAAATCctgccaaaatttgcaaaacctCAAAGTAGTTTCAACATTGTAAATAAAGCAATCTTATATCAGATATAAAATTGTATGTTTGTCCCTTCTTCGATTCCAGCCATTTTCCTCTTGGCAATGGTTCTATAAAATTGTAGATTTTGTCTGTAAAAGTTTGCAAAAGTGAAAACCATCAAATGCTATTGTGGGGTCCCATTTTCAGTCCAGTTTAACCTGTAAGTGAGAAGCAAGTTTAGGGTTTTGATGGTCAGTAATTGTCTCCTGCAGAGGAATTTTTAACAGAAAGGAGAATTGGCACCATTGTCCATGGTAATAAACAGCATGTGTGTCCGATTAGAAGCAAACCTGTAGTTGTACTTTTAGTTAAGCAGCAAAACATTACACTTCTGTGATGCAACTATCATAACCAAACTTTGATTCCTTGATTAAATTAATATTCAACATTAGATATTTCCCAAATATGATTGACAGAAGCAAAAATGTTTGAATGAAGACATAAGGATTCCAAAGATATAActggacaaaaaaaattcaatcatCATTTGATTTAATTACAATAAAGTCGACTAAGGGaacctttcatcaaaaaatatgaaagtaattTCAGAGAAAACTAAATCTGGCTGAAAATCTTGAACTtggcaaaacaaattttacattaattttgcaatttcAGCAAGCTACAGACCATGTTTCAAGGTCAGTCAACAAGCAGTTTCACAGAAGAGAAattttgtaatgaaattaaaaatattcaaaaactaTCATTTATGAAGTTAATGCTAATATCATTAAATCATCTTCTCTGATGCTGCTGGTCAAATAGCTCTCAAATTAGACATGTAACTTTCTAGGGAGGCAATCATTCCAATTTGACCAATAATAGAGAGAATGTCGAGCTCccccaaaatttgcaaatacaaattttgtcgtcatttgaacaaattcatggAAGATCATCTCTAGGGACTCAATATATACAAGAAAGCTTCTGATTAGGAGGTTCCTGAGAAATAGTGCAAAGTTGATGTATGTGGGATGCTTACTGACACTATGACAGTCAAGCTACATGTATCTTCTGAGCTTCACCTATGACGTAATAACTTGTGAATGCATGTACATGTGTCTTTTGGTAAGGAAATTGTATGGCCGAGGCAGAGAGCAACATTAGAATCAAAAACTCATTGAAACGAAACAAAAGTTTTACCAAAAACCTCCCTGATGGTATCCTTGCTTCCTACAGGAAGATTTCTAGTAACTATCCCAGTGAAGAGATGCGTCAATACAGGTGTCTCCACAGTGACATATTTATTATTCCTGTAATGGTATCCGTACCacatacaagtacatgtaccgtCCATGACTTTGCTTTGTCTGTTCATTCTACAGTCAAAGCCATCGACAGGTTTCCTGCTATCTACAGCCATTTGGACCATCCATTTTCCCCTTCAACTGTTCTCATTGTTTTTGCTACCTTGGCAACAGCAAACACAGCCTCTGTGTCTTTCACTTGGAACCAGTCCCTACGGAGCGGACTGTTCACAAAGTTGTTTGGTGTTGGGAATACCCTTTGAAGAGTTTTTATTTGCCTTCTCTACAAAACTTGGCTCATGTCCTTATCACTCAGTACTGCCTTGCTGGGTTACAACCACCATGGTCAAAACTCTAGAGTTTTAATCCTATATTTGGTGCTTACTTCTTGCAAAAATAGGTCACTACCAATTGCACCACTGGAGGAGTTGATGTATTCAAAGATTTCACATTTAGTCTCAATTTCAGCCGTGACAGGACAACTTGTGCAAGGTTTTCATCGGCCTGATTCCTAAAAATCTGATGAGTCATCATACTCAAGACTTGGATCCTCCCCCTTGGAAGTAGATTTAACTTTGGTTTTCAAATTCAGCAAGTTCTGAGTATAGGTCCTCATCAAATGGCAAGAAGCCTCGGCAGTTGCTTGCATTGCAGAAGCACGGCTTATCAAAAATCCTAACTGATTTCAAAGACTTGCCACCTTCATATTGACAATGCGGGCTGTTGACGAATGAATTTTCCTGATCTGTCACGCCTTCATTTGGATCACCAGCATAGTCAAAACTTAGCTCTTCCCCCCAaaaaatttcacgttttgcaaagaGTGCTAGCTTTGGAACTTCATTATCAACCCTGACAGCCGTCATGTACAAATTCGGATCACAGGAATGGTTGATAAATCGGCCAATGTTGCCGATGTTGGCTGGGTCAACACAAGTCCTCAGAGTTTTCCCATCCTTCAAGTGCTCTTTCAAGATTAGAATATAATTGGAGTCTTCCACGGACATGTTGAGTGCCCGCTTGTTGGCTTCTTCAAAACCGATGATCTCCCCTGCATATTCGCAGACAAATCTATCTTTGGGAATGTTTTCCAAGGCTTTCAGCCCCCAGCCTTTCTTGTCAGAGCGGAATACCTCAAGACGGAAGTTTATTCCGTTCTGGACGACACGATTTTGGCAGGCCTGACTGCACATACATGAGCTGTTGCATTCAAGGACTGGTTTGTTGCCTGAGTGGCAGCCAGATAAGAGACATCCATTACTGTCATAACTTAGTCCAAGAGATCTGGTTATACATGGACAACCTTTATCACACAATGTCTGATGACACTGGCAGCCACTGTAGAGTACTTCACAAGGATCGTGTTGACAGCCTGGACCAGTAACATTGAATGGTGTATACTGAAACATTTTATAGACAAGAAAACAATCACGTCACTTATGGAGATATACTAGTATGATTATTCAAGTTGCACAGACATCTGgctcattttacaaattttaaatcaaattcGATTGAACTCGCATCATCGTTACACAAATGGAATTACATTCATGGGTACACATACAATATTAACCATTGTCCTGctaagttcatatgtcaccatcaggtcaagtcaGTTCATGCAAACTAGCAAAgaataaaatgtcacatttgTTGCATTTTAGCAAAAAATTT encodes:
- the LOC139135607 gene encoding methionine aminopeptidase 1-like translates to MADGGVEIATRTCETVTCEKPAKLQCPTCIKLGINGSFFCSQDCFKGNWSEHKKIHKKIKKQSGADGSAMKPYNPWPGYIFTGKLRPFPTTPKREVPERIARPDYADHPEGYPASEMTMRGNTQIKQLSKDEIEGLRTACRYGREVLDIAAKIIDVGVTADEIDRVVHEACMERDCYPSPLNYYNFPKSCCTSVNEVICHGIPDTRPLEDGDIVNVDVTVYHNGYHGDLNETFFVGKVDDRSKQLVRVTHECLMHAINEVKPGVRYREMGNIIQKHAQAHGYSVVKTYCGHGIHKLFHTAPSVPHYAKNKAIGVMKPGHTFTIEPMISEGTWKDLTWPDNWTAVTQDGKRSAQFEHTLLVTETGCEILTQRQENSGRPHFMDSLM
- the LOC139135605 gene encoding uncharacterized protein isoform X1; this translates as MGSHKLIFSIGALDVGNDVEVVDDLKIMCTVCEKLNFRLVVVAENRDRILSVINKKLQLNGRFQILTYGKQLYEFIREYSGGPETMALVGVQDKDLEVAAQAKLFLLAAKWVHCDVKVAKYAIPASSPSRLCEILKKVNEQMDWYYRCDLAGPIPTTVFALCSANHFGGTWHSVDEISATSELKKVLQDGDGDPSMKIALKCQLLAAMHHTPEFKEVQDWIVAPSSKKKLDDGLVELKEHLRSLTNGGKREPVLVRSEEVTQSPSCSPEDRQSTEHIQRHFSTVNVNPHCTIKDRLQGRVVCVIDDYLNYGNTLETLRSLLMACGVKKILMVALAKFRNVKEIEHKHENYRMIDNIYTPGGFEIEYKQQNYRIEGDIYSCGGYKATHISNNLILAKFSESSKRDRDELKKTAKLFK
- the LOC139135605 gene encoding uncharacterized protein isoform X2, whose amino-acid sequence is MALVGVQDKDLEVAAQAKLFLLAAKWVHCDVKVAKYAIPASSPSRLCEILKKVNEQMDWYYRCDLAGPIPTTVFALCSANHFGGTWHSVDEISATSELKKVLQDGDGDPSMKIALKCQLLAAMHHTPEFKEVQDWIVAPSSKKKLDDGLVELKEHLRSLTNGGKREPVLVRSEEVTQSPSCSPEDRQSTEHIQRHFSTVNVNPHCTIKDRLQGRVVCVIDDYLNYGNTLETLRSLLMACGVKKILMVALAKFRNVKEIEHKHENYRMIDNIYTPGGFEIEYKQQNYRIEGDIYSCGGYKATHISNNLILAKFSESSKRDRDELKKTAKLFK
- the LOC139135609 gene encoding histone-lysine N-methyltransferase SETMAR-like; translation: MDVVDVCNGEENIQIHFENFVDSEPFPSIKYTPFNVTGPGCQHDPCEVLYSGCQCHQTLCDKGCPCITRSLGLSYDSNGCLLSGCHSGNKPVLECNSSCMCSQACQNRVVQNGINFRLEVFRSDKKGWGLKALENIPKDRFVCEYAGEIIGFEEANKRALNMSVEDSNYILILKEHLKDGKTLRTCVDPANIGNIGRFINHSCDPNLYMTAVRVDNEVPKLALFAKREIFWGEELSFDYAGDPNEGVTDQENSFVNSPHCQYEGGKSLKSVRIFDKPCFCNASNCRGFLPFDEDLYSELAEFENQS